From Chloroflexota bacterium, one genomic window encodes:
- a CDS encoding TdeIII family type II restriction endonuclease: MTFTALHHAKNPQAYLAFAYNPFITREAYSHPFTAQIMDMEAEVLMGGEFWDKIGGEGTYTELLNVIAEVKEQTPIRCKKKTK; the protein is encoded by the coding sequence TTGACATTCACGGCCTTACATCATGCAAAGAATCCTCAAGCTTATCTCGCATTCGCTTACAACCCGTTCATCACGCGTGAAGCCTACAGCCATCCGTTCACCGCTCAGATTATGGACATGGAAGCCGAGGTATTGATGGGCGGAGAGTTCTGGGATAAGATCGGTGGCGAGGGGACGTATACTGAGTTGCTGAATGTGATAGCAGAAGTGAAGGAACAAACTCCCATTCGGTGCAAGAAAAAGACAAAGTGA
- a CDS encoding EVE domain-containing protein, protein MRNFWIVTGSETNWRQALISRGIWGLEESKLDKVYWLAIAPNDVILFYVSGKVKGIVGYGIVRRKFYQDVPLWNAEIEEGRVKWPLRFEFDVEFLLPENRWKDKKISVPRGGEFRQPLILKEGEEVEPIIQALNPNVSMELLREISILPPPVKVDFLSPTHENIKNLLLEIGKLQGYVADLEFPMGTEWLDVTWRRLPESVPTYAFEVQVGGDLYHAMGKLKHAYDIWNSRIFLVASADALGAVNKLLSGTFHEIQPVLRFIEVGKIQSLYQSKQNIHQIEKDLGLIP, encoded by the coding sequence ATGAGAAACTTTTGGATTGTAACGGGATCGGAAACAAATTGGAGACAAGCACTTATCTCCAGAGGGATCTGGGGACTTGAAGAGAGTAAACTTGACAAGGTTTATTGGCTAGCGATTGCACCCAATGATGTGATACTGTTCTATGTAAGTGGCAAAGTGAAGGGGATAGTTGGATATGGAATCGTCAGACGCAAGTTCTACCAAGATGTCCCTTTGTGGAATGCTGAGATAGAAGAAGGGCGTGTAAAGTGGCCTCTTAGGTTTGAATTCGACGTAGAGTTTCTTTTACCTGAAAACAGGTGGAAGGATAAAAAGATATCAGTACCTCGGGGAGGGGAATTCAGGCAACCGTTAATCCTCAAAGAAGGGGAAGAGGTAGAACCAATCATTCAGGCATTAAATCCCAACGTCTCTATGGAATTGCTGCGAGAAATTTCCATACTCCCTCCGCCCGTGAAAGTAGATTTTCTCTCCCCAACACACGAGAATATTAAAAACTTGTTGCTGGAAATTGGAAAATTGCAAGGCTATGTCGCAGATCTTGAATTTCCGATGGGCACAGAGTGGTTAGATGTAACATGGAGGAGACTCCCAGAGTCTGTTCCAACATATGCTTTTGAAGTTCAAGTAGGCGGTGACCTGTATCACGCAATGGGAAAATTAAAACATGCTTACGACATATGGAACAGCCGGATTTTCCTGGTAGCATCAGCCGATGCTTTGGGTGCTGTCAATAAATTGCTTTCGGGGACATTCCATGAAATACAACCCGTACTCAGATTCATTGAGGTAGGAAAGATTCAGAGTCTGTATCAATCTAAGCAGAATATTCATCAAATTGAGAAGGATTTAGGGTTAATCCCGTGA
- a CDS encoding glycosyltransferase family 39 protein, with protein MTTTYVFAENTREDASPWAWLTVERAIYLGLALLAAAIRLFALGRWPLLDGEAAIALAAWRAQGGGWAYAPGLTPLLVHGNALLFFAFGASDMVARVLSLLCGVYLVALPYALRKSLGSNGAIAASALLALSASLIFISRTADGAIFVVAAALGLLAAVYNYTETRESGYLYLGAISLALGLMAGPGMYSVLLIVTLFAVFLYWRARAGDETWARLVAAGREAAASGAWRQPVLVGLAFLLLWATAFALNPAGIQMTIDQFGQWLGHFARPTDQPWYAHFTWLLLYEPLPLIFGLYGLYLVFRERDFVSTCAAFWFVVALVFHSLPGYQRPEYFVLIVAPLTLLAGKAIGRLVDELGTEGLSADEWLLLAITLVLLFAARIRLGDYLFTMRREYLLRGLALLLLLVASYALFWNTLAQRIWRVILLSLLALTLALSVKGSVDLNFKYGRDPREPFVAVATSPDVLNLVHWVEEISQRRAKDPHVIGVTLQKDLEIPLAWYLRDFADLSFANNPIPSPATPVVIAPADAGKPAKYLGLRFALRTRWTPGSLSAVDRVKWLLWHDAVGGLSYENVELWVQR; from the coding sequence ATGACCACAACCTACGTTTTTGCCGAGAACACACGCGAGGATGCATCCCCCTGGGCCTGGCTGACCGTGGAGCGGGCCATCTACCTGGGCCTCGCCCTTCTGGCTGCGGCGATCCGGCTCTTTGCCCTGGGTCGCTGGCCGCTCTTAGATGGGGAGGCTGCTATCGCCCTCGCTGCCTGGCGGGCGCAAGGCGGCGGCTGGGCCTATGCGCCGGGTCTCACCCCGCTCCTGGTCCACGGCAACGCGCTCCTCTTCTTCGCCTTCGGCGCCAGTGATATGGTGGCCCGGGTATTGTCTCTCCTCTGCGGCGTGTACCTGGTGGCCCTGCCCTACGCTCTGCGCAAGTCCCTGGGATCAAACGGCGCTATCGCTGCGTCGGCTCTCTTGGCCCTTTCCGCTTCTCTCATCTTCATCTCTCGCACCGCCGACGGCGCGATCTTCGTGGTCGCCGCCGCCCTGGGGCTCCTGGCTGCCGTCTACAACTATACGGAGACGCGAGAAAGCGGCTATCTCTACCTGGGGGCCATCTCCCTGGCCCTGGGGTTGATGGCCGGGCCGGGGATGTATAGCGTGCTGTTGATCGTCACCCTGTTCGCCGTTTTCTTGTATTGGCGTGCCCGTGCGGGCGACGAGACTTGGGCCAGACTCGTGGCCGCCGGGCGCGAGGCAGCGGCGAGCGGAGCCTGGCGACAGCCCGTCCTCGTTGGCCTCGCCTTCCTCCTGCTCTGGGCGACGGCCTTCGCTCTGAACCCCGCCGGCATCCAGATGACCATTGACCAGTTCGGCCAGTGGCTGGGCCATTTCGCCCGCCCGACGGATCAACCGTGGTACGCACACTTCACCTGGCTCTTGCTCTATGAACCCCTGCCCTTGATCTTCGGGCTCTATGGCCTGTATCTCGTCTTCCGCGAGCGGGATTTCGTCTCCACGTGCGCGGCGTTCTGGTTCGTCGTTGCCCTGGTGTTCCACTCTCTGCCCGGCTATCAGCGCCCGGAGTATTTCGTCCTCATCGTCGCGCCCCTGACCCTGCTGGCAGGCAAGGCGATCGGTCGGCTGGTGGATGAACTCGGAACCGAAGGCCTCAGCGCCGACGAATGGCTCCTCTTGGCCATCACCCTGGTGCTCCTGTTCGCCGCCAGGATACGATTGGGCGACTACCTGTTCACTATGCGCCGCGAGTATCTGTTGCGGGGCCTGGCTTTGTTATTGCTATTGGTCGCCAGTTACGCGCTGTTTTGGAATACCCTGGCCCAGCGGATATGGCGGGTGATACTTCTCTCGCTCCTGGCACTGACCCTGGCGCTGAGCGTGAAGGGCAGCGTGGATCTGAATTTCAAGTATGGCCGTGACCCCCGCGAACCTTTCGTCGCCGTGGCCACTTCGCCCGATGTCCTCAATTTGGTCCACTGGGTCGAGGAGATCTCCCAGCGGCGTGCCAAAGACCCTCATGTCATCGGGGTAACGCTGCAGAAGGACCTGGAGATCCCCCTGGCTTGGTATCTGCGCGATTTCGCGGATTTGTCTTTCGCTAATAATCCCATCCCATCGCCGGCTACGCCAGTGGTCATCGCCCCGGCGGATGCTGGCAAGCCGGCTAAGTATCTGGGCCTGCGCTTCGCCCTGCGCACGCGCTGGACGCCCGGCTCTCTGTCGGCAGTGGACCGCGTGAAGTGGCTCCTCTGGCATGACGCGGTGGGTGGGCTATCCTATGAGAACGTCGAACTTTGGGTTCAGAGGTAG
- a CDS encoding formylglycine-generating enzyme family protein — MRRALWLSLVAFLLLTAGCGGAPVPTPTAGPRPVASETPPPVVVPTLMEVLPTPTPLPPPPTPTFATLPTATPAAGLTPAPTSGIAEAPMIAIPAGEFIMGNDAGDDDEKPAHKVFVDAFEIDQFEVTNEQFQAFVEQTGYVTEAEKAGESHTWRTFAEGKPRHPVVMVTWNDAVAYCQWCGKRLPTEAEWEKAARGTEGFIYPWGNEWALDKANTEESGYRGTTIVGSFPAGASPYGVMDMAGNVAEWTSDWYDAYPGSTFTSAYFGKKYRVIRGGGWFSDSHLVRTTERSCSTVDLRNDDVGFRCAR; from the coding sequence ATGAGACGAGCGCTGTGGCTCTCATTGGTTGCCTTCTTGTTGTTGACCGCGGGCTGCGGAGGGGCTCCCGTTCCTACTCCTACAGCCGGGCCAAGGCCTGTGGCCTCGGAAACACCCCCACCTGTCGTCGTGCCCACTTTGATGGAAGTGCTCCCCACACCCACACCACTCCCACCTCCGCCGACGCCCACATTCGCCACACTCCCCACCGCCACACCAGCAGCGGGCCTCACCCCTGCGCCCACCAGTGGGATCGCCGAGGCCCCTATGATCGCCATACCCGCTGGGGAATTCATCATGGGCAATGACGCCGGAGACGATGATGAAAAGCCAGCCCACAAGGTCTTCGTGGACGCCTTTGAGATAGACCAGTTCGAAGTAACCAACGAGCAATTCCAAGCCTTTGTGGAACAGACCGGTTACGTGACGGAGGCGGAGAAGGCAGGTGAGAGCCATACTTGGCGCACTTTTGCCGAGGGGAAGCCCAGACATCCGGTGGTCATGGTTACCTGGAACGACGCTGTGGCTTATTGCCAGTGGTGTGGCAAGCGATTGCCCACGGAAGCAGAATGGGAGAAAGCGGCGCGGGGTACCGAGGGGTTCATTTATCCGTGGGGCAACGAATGGGCTTTGGACAAGGCCAACACGGAGGAATCAGGCTATCGCGGCACCACCATCGTGGGCAGTTTCCCGGCTGGAGCCAGCCCTTATGGGGTGATGGATATGGCGGGCAATGTCGCCGAGTGGACGAGCGATTGGTATGACGCCTATCCTGGCAGCACCTTTACGTCGGCGTATTTCGGGAAGAAGTACCGGGTGATCCGGGGCGGGGGATGGTTCAGCGACTCACATCTGGTGCGCACCACTGAGCGGAGTTGTAGCACTGTGGATCTGCGCAATGATGATGTGGGGTTCCGCTGCGCTCGGTAG
- a CDS encoding type II toxin-antitoxin system HicB family antitoxin: MRLLRYKILLRKEPEGGYTAIVPSLPGCVTYGDTVEEAKEMAKQAIELYIESLKEHGEEIPTEEETLEYTLTVEPYRSEATMNCLREWEERGDDYRAMSLSDIGKGGFSVNF; this comes from the coding sequence ATGAGACTATTGCGCTATAAAATCTTACTTAGAAAAGAACCCGAGGGTGGTTATACAGCAATAGTTCCTTCTCTTCCGGGCTGTGTCACCTATGGTGACACGGTAGAAGAGGCCAAAGAGATGGCAAAACAGGCTATCGAATTATACATAGAGAGTTTAAAGGAGCATGGTGAGGAAATACCAACGGAGGAAGAGACTTTAGAATATACCCTGACAGTAGAACCGTATCGTTCCGAAGCGACAATGAACTGCCTGAGAGAGTGGGAAGAAAGGGGGGATGACTATCGCGCGATGAGTTTGTCGGACATTGGCAAAGGAGGGTTTTCGGTTAATTTTTAA
- a CDS encoding TIGR03663 family protein yields MQGEIGKETTTLQRSLWEVVRLDWWRIALVIILLVGIATRLWDLGGRSYDHDESIHAWESWKLATGQGYIHNPIYHGPFGYHFTALLFLIFGITDFTGRLGAGVFSIALLFIPLLFRKQLGRMGTLVACALLVISPVLMHRGRFFRHDPFLLVFGLLLIYAIFQYLDKPRDKYIYLAAASFALAFCSKEVVFIYGLIIGSFLGLLLLYRWSRARGRSLVSFPEFDMALLLFTLVLPSLSPFAMKVLGIDPMQHDWAQIMNLQSGAWRPVLLNLLVFLAFVVASAVIGIWWKRRQWLASAGIYWGICITLFTTMFTNGQGIATGMIGSLAYWLSQQPVQRGGQPWFYYLLLMPLYEFLPMLFATIGTFAYAVNATRGRQESEMEPKRRLRAPVEESALGGGTIAFVPFLIYWTWMSVALFSWAGEKMPWLMQHLSVPFIFLAAWYIGRVLENTDWQAMRERGGLIFTALLPLAIFTFVILLVARPFRGTSLMELGETSRWLLALLIFVGTAYVLYLIGRRLGRANVFRGAFIVTLVLLGLCTMRFAWMASFKNANYATEFLVYAAATPDTRRVMDELEDMQARLQLGENLKVAYDDESSWPFVWYLRDYKNAQFFGKQPAGPLDADVVIVGPGNEPGVKPYLGDNYLRRDYRLIWWPIEDYKGLTLRKIIEYARDPAKRQSAWNIIWNRKYETPVSSWTYVHTFAMYVRKDLAVRLWDYGPEVATGEIKLPGEEYDQKWVSIAAARVIGSPGSAPGQLMYPKGLDIGPDGNIYVADSQNHRVQVFKPNGEFVRVIGQGQGNAPGQFQEPWGLAVDDEGYVYVADTWNHRIQVFDADGKFVRQWGVFGDMTSSGGIVFYGPRDIVIGKDGNLYVSDTGNKRVLKFDRKGNSLGQFGGAGALSGQFQEPVGLAVDTDGNFYVADTWNQRIQKFDQNFAYLTEWSVYGWESQSVVNKPYLATDPEGNVCCTIPESHRIARFSPTGQLLTVWGQYGADATSLNMPTGIAIDAVGNIYVSDSENHRLMVFSAMK; encoded by the coding sequence ATGCAAGGAGAAATCGGAAAAGAGACCACGACGCTTCAGAGATCTTTATGGGAGGTGGTGCGGCTGGATTGGTGGCGCATCGCCCTCGTCATCATCCTCCTCGTCGGGATAGCGACCCGGCTCTGGGACCTGGGAGGCCGCTCCTACGACCACGACGAGAGCATCCACGCCTGGGAATCGTGGAAACTGGCCACAGGCCAGGGCTACATCCACAATCCCATCTACCACGGCCCCTTTGGTTATCACTTCACCGCCCTGCTCTTCCTCATCTTCGGTATCACTGACTTCACGGGGCGGTTGGGGGCAGGCGTTTTCAGCATCGCGCTCTTGTTCATTCCCCTCCTGTTCCGCAAACAATTGGGGCGGATGGGCACGCTGGTGGCCTGCGCGCTGCTGGTCATTTCGCCGGTCCTGATGCACCGTGGGCGTTTCTTCCGTCACGACCCCTTTTTGCTCGTATTCGGGCTATTGCTCATCTACGCTATTTTTCAGTACCTGGACAAGCCGCGCGATAAGTATATCTATCTGGCGGCCGCCTCGTTCGCACTGGCCTTTTGCAGCAAAGAAGTGGTGTTCATCTACGGTCTGATTATCGGCTCGTTCTTAGGACTACTGTTGTTGTACCGCTGGTCCAGAGCCCGCGGTCGTTCGCTCGTCAGTTTCCCCGAATTCGATATGGCGCTCTTGCTCTTCACCCTGGTGTTGCCCTCACTTTCCCCGTTCGCCATGAAAGTGCTGGGGATTGACCCCATGCAACATGATTGGGCCCAAATCATGAACCTGCAGAGTGGAGCCTGGCGACCTGTCCTATTGAACCTGCTCGTTTTCCTGGCCTTTGTGGTGGCCTCGGCGGTAATCGGAATCTGGTGGAAACGTCGTCAGTGGCTGGCCTCAGCAGGCATCTACTGGGGCATTTGCATCACTCTCTTTACCACCATGTTCACAAACGGACAGGGGATTGCCACGGGGATGATCGGCTCGTTGGCTTACTGGCTGTCGCAACAGCCCGTGCAGCGGGGCGGGCAACCCTGGTTCTATTACCTCCTCCTCATGCCTCTCTACGAGTTCCTGCCCATGCTCTTCGCCACGATCGGCACTTTCGCCTACGCGGTCAATGCCACCCGCGGCCGACAAGAGAGCGAGATGGAGCCGAAACGACGCCTCCGAGCACCCGTGGAGGAAAGTGCACTTGGCGGTGGCACGATAGCCTTTGTGCCCTTCCTCATCTACTGGACGTGGATGAGCGTGGCGCTATTCAGTTGGGCCGGTGAGAAGATGCCCTGGCTGATGCAGCACTTGAGCGTGCCATTCATCTTCCTGGCGGCCTGGTACATCGGGCGGGTGCTGGAGAATACCGACTGGCAGGCGATGCGAGAGAGGGGAGGGCTTATCTTCACCGCGCTCCTCCCGCTCGCTATATTCACATTTGTTATCCTCCTCGTGGCGCGGCCCTTCCGCGGGACCAGCCTGATGGAACTCGGCGAGACCTCACGCTGGCTGCTGGCGCTATTGATCTTCGTGGGTACGGCCTATGTGCTCTACCTCATAGGCCGCCGCCTGGGGCGCGCGAATGTATTTCGCGGCGCTTTCATCGTAACCTTGGTGCTCTTGGGCTTGTGCACCATGCGTTTCGCCTGGATGGCATCTTTCAAGAATGCCAATTATGCCACTGAGTTCCTCGTCTATGCCGCGGCCACGCCCGATACGCGCCGGGTGATGGACGAATTGGAGGATATGCAAGCACGGCTTCAACTGGGCGAGAACTTGAAGGTGGCCTACGATGACGAGTCCAGTTGGCCCTTCGTCTGGTACCTCCGCGATTACAAGAACGCCCAGTTCTTCGGCAAGCAGCCGGCTGGCCCTCTGGATGCGGATGTGGTCATTGTCGGGCCAGGCAACGAACCCGGAGTGAAACCCTACCTGGGCGACAACTACCTGCGCCGTGACTATCGCCTCATCTGGTGGCCGATTGAGGACTACAAGGGCCTCACCCTCAGGAAGATCATCGAGTATGCCCGAGACCCGGCCAAGCGCCAGAGTGCCTGGAATATCATCTGGAACCGGAAGTACGAGACTCCGGTGAGTTCTTGGACGTATGTGCATACCTTTGCTATGTACGTGCGCAAGGACTTGGCCGTGCGCCTGTGGGACTATGGGCCGGAAGTGGCCACCGGCGAGATCAAACTGCCCGGCGAAGAGTACGACCAGAAGTGGGTGAGTATTGCGGCGGCCAGGGTCATTGGCTCACCTGGCTCGGCACCGGGACAACTCATGTATCCGAAGGGCTTGGACATCGGTCCCGACGGCAATATCTACGTCGCCGACAGCCAGAACCACCGCGTGCAGGTGTTCAAGCCGAACGGCGAGTTCGTGCGCGTGATCGGCCAAGGACAGGGCAACGCCCCGGGGCAATTCCAGGAGCCATGGGGCCTGGCGGTGGATGATGAAGGTTACGTGTATGTGGCCGATACATGGAATCACCGCATCCAAGTGTTCGATGCGGATGGGAAATTCGTGCGCCAGTGGGGCGTGTTCGGCGATATGACCAGTTCGGGAGGTATCGTCTTCTATGGCCCGCGCGACATCGTCATCGGCAAAGATGGCAACCTGTATGTGAGCGACACGGGCAACAAACGGGTGTTGAAGTTCGACCGGAAGGGCAATTCATTAGGCCAGTTCGGTGGCGCGGGCGCGCTCAGTGGCCAGTTCCAGGAGCCGGTAGGTCTGGCGGTGGACACGGATGGTAACTTCTATGTGGCCGATACTTGGAACCAGCGCATCCAGAAATTCGACCAGAACTTCGCTTATCTGACCGAGTGGTCCGTCTACGGCTGGGAAAGCCAGTCGGTGGTCAACAAGCCTTATCTTGCCACCGACCCGGAGGGGAACGTGTGCTGCACTATCCCCGAGAGCCATCGTATCGCCCGCTTTAGCCCGACAGGGCAACTGTTGACCGTCTGGGGCCAGTACGGGGCCGATGCTACATCGCTGAACATGCCGACAGGCATCGCCATAGACGCTGTGGGGAACATCTACGTCTCGGATTCGGAGAACCATCGCCTGATGGTGTTCAGCGCAATGAAATAG
- a CDS encoding sugar ABC transporter permease, whose protein sequence is MRQLNWERVVSVLLLAPSAIAIAIFVYGFIGFTGFVSLTKWNQLLPDFTLVGLDNYRGLFAHPRFQIDLRNTVVFTVLFLTLCLAIGFLLAVLLDQRIRGEGFFRSVYLFPMAISFIVTGVVWRWLLNPGTAEGGVTGVNLLFEHMGLGFLKSGWFTDPTVLYIHPESGIGQLLHRVGLGVFTRPNFGIPVAMISVVIAATWQMSGYTMALYLAGLRSIPDELREAARVDGASELQILQHIILPLLKPITLSAVIILGHISLKIYDLVVAMTGPGIGFSTDVPAYFMWETTFEGNRFARGASIATILLVMVAVLIVPYLVSSTRREAQI, encoded by the coding sequence ATGCGACAGTTGAACTGGGAACGGGTTGTGTCGGTCTTGTTGCTTGCCCCCTCGGCGATCGCGATCGCCATTTTCGTGTATGGTTTCATCGGCTTCACTGGCTTTGTCTCGCTGACCAAATGGAACCAGCTCTTGCCCGATTTCACGCTGGTTGGTTTGGATAATTACCGGGGGTTATTCGCACACCCACGCTTTCAAATTGATTTACGCAACACCGTCGTATTCACAGTGCTTTTCCTGACGTTGTGTTTGGCCATCGGTTTTCTGTTGGCTGTGCTGCTCGATCAGCGCATCCGGGGCGAGGGATTTTTCCGCAGCGTTTATCTATTCCCAATGGCCATTTCCTTTATTGTCACCGGTGTGGTCTGGCGCTGGCTGCTCAACCCGGGCACCGCGGAGGGTGGTGTTACTGGGGTCAACCTGTTGTTCGAACACATGGGCTTGGGGTTCCTCAAGTCGGGTTGGTTCACCGATCCCACCGTCCTGTACATACATCCTGAGTCGGGTATTGGACAATTGTTGCACCGAGTGGGATTGGGCGTGTTCACACGCCCGAACTTCGGCATACCGGTGGCGATGATTTCCGTGGTGATTGCTGCCACCTGGCAGATGTCCGGATACACTATGGCCCTGTATCTGGCTGGCTTGCGCAGCATCCCTGATGAGCTGCGCGAGGCAGCGCGGGTGGATGGTGCCTCCGAGTTGCAGATCCTACAGCATATCATCCTGCCGCTACTGAAGCCGATCACCCTCAGCGCAGTCATCATCCTGGGGCATATCTCCCTCAAGATCTACGACCTGGTGGTAGCGATGACGGGGCCTGGCATCGGTTTTTCCACCGACGTGCCGGCCTATTTCATGTGGGAGACAACCTTCGAGGGCAACCGTTTCGCCCGCGGAGCCTCGATAGCCACCATCCTGCTGGTGATGGTGGCAGTTCTCATTGTCCCGTACTTGGTGTCCAGCACCCGCAGGGAGGCCCAGATATGA
- a CDS encoding carbohydrate ABC transporter permease: MGMRPRLRWSRVLIYLALTVFAVFYLMPVYVLLITGMKSFAEVSLSRMWALPSGLHFDSFVKAWTGGIAAEGYGELATFGGLGKNFMNSVYLAVPATLISSMLGSINGYVLSKWRFRGSEVLFPLLLFGMFIPYQSVLIPLMQTLSRMGLYGSIPGLIFVHVVYGIPITTLIFRNYYASVPTELVEAARIDGANIFSIYRHVLFPLSAPGFVVVVIWQFTSIWNDFLFAVTVIGNPEVQPITVALNNLAGSLIVEWNVQMAGALLAALPTLLVYIFLGRYFMSGLMAGSLRG, from the coding sequence ATGGGTATGAGGCCGAGGCTGCGCTGGTCACGGGTGCTGATCTACCTTGCCCTGACGGTCTTCGCCGTGTTCTATCTGATGCCGGTGTACGTTCTGCTGATCACCGGTATGAAGAGCTTCGCCGAGGTAAGCCTGTCTCGCATGTGGGCTCTCCCATCCGGCTTGCATTTCGACAGTTTTGTCAAAGCCTGGACGGGGGGTATCGCGGCCGAAGGGTATGGCGAACTAGCCACGTTTGGTGGATTGGGCAAGAATTTCATGAACAGCGTGTATCTCGCCGTGCCAGCCACGCTGATTTCTTCTATGCTCGGTTCCATCAACGGCTATGTGCTGTCCAAATGGAGATTCCGTGGTTCCGAGGTGCTGTTCCCACTGCTTCTCTTCGGGATGTTCATTCCCTATCAGAGCGTTCTCATCCCACTGATGCAGACGCTAAGCCGAATGGGACTCTACGGTTCCATCCCCGGCCTGATCTTCGTTCACGTGGTATATGGCATCCCCATTACCACCCTGATTTTCCGCAACTACTATGCATCGGTGCCAACGGAGTTGGTCGAGGCGGCTCGCATAGATGGGGCAAATATCTTCAGCATTTACCGGCACGTCTTGTTCCCATTGTCTGCACCTGGTTTCGTGGTGGTGGTGATCTGGCAGTTCACCTCCATCTGGAATGACTTCCTGTTCGCGGTTACTGTGATTGGCAACCCCGAAGTGCAGCCCATTACCGTGGCCCTGAACAACCTGGCCGGGAGCCTCATTGTCGAATGGAACGTGCAGATGGCCGGGGCACTGCTGGCGGCACTGCCCACTCTGTTGGTATACATCTTCCTGGGTCGCTATTTCATGAGCGGCCTTATGGCTGGCTCTCTGAGAGGGTAA
- a CDS encoding carbohydrate ABC transporter substrate-binding protein has product MATTNQKNIEDPTFAYITNADLIHPGWKLLIPSAEAATAFLATYDPGKPELLFGKRAKGQLVVGSWWTAGGEAEGLAGMFRIYKQKYPDVEIVNATVAGGAGSVFKGVLKTRLIGGDPPDTFQLHAGLEVEGYSPEKYLQPLDDIYASEGLEKVFPKDLLTLLKYKDHYWGVPVNIHRSNVLWYNKSLFAQAGVTPPTTFDEFFAVCEALKAKGIQPFVIGTSGGWEAPHVFEDVLAGTLGAEKYRGLWTGATPWTDPGVTQALEYFKRMMSYANADHPALDWAAAAQYIVDGKGAMFIMGDWTNGYFTSKAFTDYGWAPPPGTKGIFVALSDSFALPAKAPNLENARNWLKVCGSLEGQEAFNPQKGSICARTDCNPALFNEYLQSAMKDWATDAIVPSVMHGAAAYESWVADFKDAIALFITTGDVASTQAALQAACVEAGICK; this is encoded by the coding sequence ATGGCGACCACAAACCAGAAGAACATCGAAGACCCGACTTTCGCTTACATCACCAACGCTGACCTGATCCATCCCGGCTGGAAGTTGCTGATCCCCAGCGCGGAGGCAGCCACAGCCTTCCTGGCCACCTATGATCCGGGCAAACCCGAGTTGCTGTTCGGCAAGCGGGCTAAGGGCCAGTTGGTTGTCGGCTCCTGGTGGACGGCGGGCGGTGAGGCCGAGGGCCTGGCCGGGATGTTCCGCATCTACAAGCAGAAATACCCCGATGTCGAAATCGTGAACGCCACTGTGGCCGGAGGGGCGGGCTCGGTCTTCAAAGGTGTGCTGAAGACCCGTCTGATCGGTGGTGATCCACCCGATACATTCCAGCTCCACGCTGGTCTGGAGGTCGAAGGCTACAGCCCGGAGAAGTACCTGCAACCATTGGATGACATCTATGCTTCTGAGGGCTTGGAGAAAGTCTTCCCGAAAGACCTGCTCACCCTGCTCAAGTACAAGGATCACTACTGGGGAGTCCCGGTCAACATCCACCGCTCCAATGTGCTATGGTACAACAAGTCCCTCTTTGCGCAGGCTGGCGTGACGCCACCGACCACCTTCGATGAGTTCTTTGCGGTGTGCGAAGCGCTGAAGGCCAAGGGCATCCAGCCATTCGTCATAGGCACCAGTGGTGGCTGGGAGGCTCCGCACGTCTTTGAGGACGTTTTGGCTGGCACGCTGGGGGCCGAGAAGTACCGTGGCTTGTGGACCGGCGCGACCCCGTGGACGGACCCGGGCGTAACTCAAGCGCTGGAGTACTTCAAGCGCATGATGAGCTATGCCAATGCTGATCACCCAGCCCTCGACTGGGCCGCAGCCGCCCAGTACATCGTGGACGGCAAAGGCGCTATGTTCATCATGGGCGACTGGACCAACGGGTACTTCACCTCCAAGGCGTTTACCGATTACGGCTGGGCGCCGCCGCCAGGCACCAAGGGCATCTTCGTGGCTTTGTCGGACTCCTTCGCTCTGCCCGCCAAGGCCCCGAACCTGGAGAACGCCCGCAACTGGCTAAAGGTCTGTGGCTCGCTGGAGGGCCAGGAAGCCTTCAACCCGCAGAAGGGCTCCATCTGCGCCCGCACTGACTGCAATCCTGCCCTGTTCAATGAGTACTTGCAGTCGGCCATGAAGGACTGGGCTACAGATGCTATTGTGCCCAGTGTGATGCACGGGGCGGCAGCCTACGAGTCCTGGGTCGCTGACTTCAAGGATGCCATCGCCTTGTTCATCACCACGGGCGATGTGGCCAGCACGCAGGCGGCCCTGCAGGCGGCGTGCGTGGAGGCTGGCATCTGCAAGTAG